The Ovis canadensis isolate MfBH-ARS-UI-01 breed Bighorn chromosome 18, ARS-UI_OviCan_v2, whole genome shotgun sequence genome has a segment encoding these proteins:
- the ZFYVE21 gene encoding zinc finger FYVE domain-containing protein 21 isoform X2 — protein sequence MSSEVAARRDAKKLVRSPSGLRMVPEHRAYGSPFGLEEPPWVPDKECPRCMQCDTKFDFLTRKHHCRRCGKCFCDKCCGQKVALRRMCFVDPVRQCAGCAPVSRREADFYDRQLKLLLSGATFLVTFGNSEKPDTMVCRLSSNQRFLLLDGDGDDHREVEVARIAAVQMLTEGLPPGGGNARATGMTLQYTTPGAEGLTQLTLTAGEDAEGSRRQATAWLAAMHKAAKLLHEARDQ from the exons ATGTCCTCCGAGGTGGCCGCGCGCCGCGACGCCAAGAAGCTGGTGCGCTCTCCCAGCGGCCTGCGCATGGTGCCTGAGCACCGCGCCTACGGCAGCCCCTTCGGCCTGGAGGAGCCGCCGTGGGTCCCGGACAAGGAG TGCCCGAGATGCATGCAGTGTGACACCAAGTTTGACTTTCTCACCAGGAAG CACCACTGCCGCCGGTGCGGGAAGTGCTTCTGCGACAAGTGCTGCGGCCAGAAGGTGGCGCTGCGGCGCATGTGCTTCGTGGACCCGGTGCGGCAGTGCGCCGGGTGCGCGCCGGTGTCGCGGCGCGAGGCCGACTTCTACGACCGGCAGCTCAAGCTGCTGCTGAGCG GCGCCACCTTCCTCGTGACTTTCGGTAACTCCGAGAAGCCGGACACGATGGTCTGCCGTCTTTCCAGCAACCAGAG GTTCCTGCTTCTGGACGGGGACGGGGACGATCACCGCGAGGTGGAGGTGGCGCGCATCGCCGCCGTGCAGATGCTCACGGAGGGCCTCCCTCCCGGAG GAGGCAACGCGAGGGCCACAGGCATGACCCTGCAGTACACGACCCCGGGGGCGGAGGGGCTGACGCAGCTCACGCTGACAGCCGGCGAGGACGCCGAGGGCAGCAGGAGGCAGGCGACGGCGTGGCTGGCGGCCATGCACAAG GCGGCTAAGCTCCTCCACGAGGCTCGGGACCAGTAA
- the ZFYVE21 gene encoding zinc finger FYVE domain-containing protein 21 isoform X1, translated as MSSEVAARRDAKKLVRSPSGLRMVPEHRAYGSPFGLEEPPWVPDKECPRCMQCDTKFDFLTRKHHCRRCGKCFCDKCCGQKVALRRMCFVDPVRQCAGCAPVSRREADFYDRQLKLLLSGATFLVTFGNSEKPDTMVCRLSSNQRFLLLDGDGDDHREVEVARIAAVQMLTEGLPPGDSLSHTSLPASRPAAEGGNARATGMTLQYTTPGAEGLTQLTLTAGEDAEGSRRQATAWLAAMHKAAKLLHEARDQ; from the exons ATGTCCTCCGAGGTGGCCGCGCGCCGCGACGCCAAGAAGCTGGTGCGCTCTCCCAGCGGCCTGCGCATGGTGCCTGAGCACCGCGCCTACGGCAGCCCCTTCGGCCTGGAGGAGCCGCCGTGGGTCCCGGACAAGGAG TGCCCGAGATGCATGCAGTGTGACACCAAGTTTGACTTTCTCACCAGGAAG CACCACTGCCGCCGGTGCGGGAAGTGCTTCTGCGACAAGTGCTGCGGCCAGAAGGTGGCGCTGCGGCGCATGTGCTTCGTGGACCCGGTGCGGCAGTGCGCCGGGTGCGCGCCGGTGTCGCGGCGCGAGGCCGACTTCTACGACCGGCAGCTCAAGCTGCTGCTGAGCG GCGCCACCTTCCTCGTGACTTTCGGTAACTCCGAGAAGCCGGACACGATGGTCTGCCGTCTTTCCAGCAACCAGAG GTTCCTGCTTCTGGACGGGGACGGGGACGATCACCGCGAGGTGGAGGTGGCGCGCATCGCCGCCGTGCAGATGCTCACGGAGGGCCTCCCTCCCGGAG ACAGTCTCTCTCACACCAGCCTCCCCGCCAGCCGGCCCGCCGCCGAAG GAGGCAACGCGAGGGCCACAGGCATGACCCTGCAGTACACGACCCCGGGGGCGGAGGGGCTGACGCAGCTCACGCTGACAGCCGGCGAGGACGCCGAGGGCAGCAGGAGGCAGGCGACGGCGTGGCTGGCGGCCATGCACAAG GCGGCTAAGCTCCTCCACGAGGCTCGGGACCAGTAA
- the ZFYVE21 gene encoding zinc finger FYVE domain-containing protein 21 isoform X3 has translation MQCDTKFDFLTRKHHCRRCGKCFCDKCCGQKVALRRMCFVDPVRQCAGCAPVSRREADFYDRQLKLLLSGATFLVTFGNSEKPDTMVCRLSSNQRFLLLDGDGDDHREVEVARIAAVQMLTEGLPPGDSLSHTSLPASRPAAEGGNARATGMTLQYTTPGAEGLTQLTLTAGEDAEGSRRQATAWLAAMHKAAKLLHEARDQ, from the exons ATGCAGTGTGACACCAAGTTTGACTTTCTCACCAGGAAG CACCACTGCCGCCGGTGCGGGAAGTGCTTCTGCGACAAGTGCTGCGGCCAGAAGGTGGCGCTGCGGCGCATGTGCTTCGTGGACCCGGTGCGGCAGTGCGCCGGGTGCGCGCCGGTGTCGCGGCGCGAGGCCGACTTCTACGACCGGCAGCTCAAGCTGCTGCTGAGCG GCGCCACCTTCCTCGTGACTTTCGGTAACTCCGAGAAGCCGGACACGATGGTCTGCCGTCTTTCCAGCAACCAGAG GTTCCTGCTTCTGGACGGGGACGGGGACGATCACCGCGAGGTGGAGGTGGCGCGCATCGCCGCCGTGCAGATGCTCACGGAGGGCCTCCCTCCCGGAG ACAGTCTCTCTCACACCAGCCTCCCCGCCAGCCGGCCCGCCGCCGAAG GAGGCAACGCGAGGGCCACAGGCATGACCCTGCAGTACACGACCCCGGGGGCGGAGGGGCTGACGCAGCTCACGCTGACAGCCGGCGAGGACGCCGAGGGCAGCAGGAGGCAGGCGACGGCGTGGCTGGCGGCCATGCACAAG GCGGCTAAGCTCCTCCACGAGGCTCGGGACCAGTAA